Proteins from one Mycobacterium sp. HUMS_12744610 genomic window:
- the nirD gene encoding nitrite reductase small subunit NirD yields MTLVNDIQDIQVWTTACAYDHLIPGRGVGVLLDDGTQAALFRLDDGSVRAVGNVDPFSGAAVLSRGLVGDRDGRALVQSPMLKQAFALDDGTCLDQPEVSVPVYPVRVTSTGSVQIGRPATAEPHRVMSPTR; encoded by the coding sequence GTGACGTTAGTCAACGATATTCAGGACATTCAGGTGTGGACGACCGCCTGTGCCTACGACCATCTCATTCCCGGCCGCGGCGTCGGCGTACTGCTCGACGACGGCACACAGGCGGCGCTGTTCCGGCTGGACGATGGGTCGGTGCGCGCGGTCGGCAACGTCGACCCGTTCTCCGGTGCGGCGGTGCTCTCCCGCGGGCTCGTCGGCGACCGCGACGGCCGTGCGCTTGTTCAATCGCCTATGCTTAAGCAGGCTTTCGCGCTCGACGACGGGACTTGCCTTGACCAACCGGAGGTTTCGGTACCGGTCTATCCGGTGCGTGTCACCTCCACTGGTTCCGTCCAGATCGGCCGGCCCGCCACCGCGGAGCCTCACCGGGTGATGTCACCGACCAGGTAG